The Acidicapsa ligni genome has a window encoding:
- a CDS encoding phosphocholine-specific phospholipase C — MKTRRDFLKLAAMLSGAAGTSGLIPESIKRAYAIEPAHGSTYLDAEHIVILMQENRSFDHSLGSLQGVRGFNDPRAIRLGNGNSVFVQTDAAGNSYAPWRLDIKDTRITWMGSVPHSRNSQVDAWNDGRHDGWIDAKRSHVPGYGDIPLTMGHYTREDIPFYYALADAFTVCDQNYCSVMTSTTPNRSCFWTGTVRDEQRADSKVFMRNDELERGGMTWKTFPERLHEAGVSWKFYQNELTHSGGLTDEEHVWLSNFGCNLLENFSAYNVEAYPGAVSGMQERLNAMTHQVQEMEHRLSTEQNAQSVAVLHTRLQHAQERIERLKAGLENSGEARYQKMNKSERALHDAAFTTNSGDPHYRSLEEISFEDQSKQQQMMVPKGDVLYQFRKDVNEGTLPTVSWLSGPEKFSDHPTSPWYGAWYVSEIVDILTKNPEVWKKTIFILTYDENDGYFDHAPSFVAADPKRPETGRASEGIDTGLEYTYAKDELDQGVSEQDARSGPIGMGFRVPMIIASPWTRGGWVNSQLFDHTSTLMFLENFIENKYGNTVKEENISAWRRSISGNLISSFRPHNEQAGSIKFLNRDQFVIGIQKARYKEIPSNYKKLSAAEIETINKNGSSDLTSRQEKGVRPACALPYELYADGLASPDGTKFQLRMTAGNLVHGSRSAGAPFNVYLRHSATEMAVATYAVKPGDTITEEFALSAFPQGRYLIDVHGPNGFHRSFAGEPATQQLQIKTAYEKKNGRLTGNIEVLLQNQSDKPLGITLADLSYKADAVRKTITARHQESIILPLKRSHNWYDFTVKVEGLPGEVRYAGRVETGLSSFTDPLMGDVV; from the coding sequence ATGAAGACGAGACGGGATTTCCTCAAACTTGCAGCAATGTTGTCTGGCGCCGCCGGAACGTCAGGACTCATTCCGGAGTCCATCAAACGCGCATATGCGATCGAACCCGCCCATGGATCTACCTATCTGGATGCGGAACACATCGTCATCCTGATGCAGGAGAATAGATCCTTTGATCACTCGCTTGGATCTCTTCAAGGTGTGCGCGGATTCAACGACCCGCGCGCAATTCGTCTGGGCAATGGCAACTCCGTGTTTGTGCAGACCGATGCTGCCGGCAACTCCTATGCGCCCTGGCGTCTCGATATCAAGGACACTCGAATCACATGGATGGGATCAGTCCCACACTCCAGAAACAGCCAGGTAGACGCCTGGAATGACGGTCGCCATGATGGATGGATTGACGCTAAGCGATCCCACGTTCCCGGCTATGGCGATATCCCGCTTACCATGGGACACTACACGCGAGAAGACATTCCGTTCTACTATGCGTTAGCTGATGCCTTTACCGTATGTGATCAAAACTACTGTTCTGTGATGACAAGCACCACACCAAATCGCAGTTGCTTCTGGACAGGTACTGTACGAGACGAACAACGCGCCGACTCCAAAGTCTTTATGCGAAATGATGAGTTGGAACGCGGTGGCATGACATGGAAGACATTTCCGGAGCGGCTGCATGAAGCCGGAGTCAGTTGGAAGTTCTACCAGAACGAGCTGACCCATTCCGGTGGCCTCACAGATGAAGAGCATGTCTGGCTGTCAAACTTCGGCTGCAATCTACTCGAAAACTTCTCTGCTTATAACGTAGAGGCATATCCTGGTGCGGTCTCTGGAATGCAGGAGCGCTTGAATGCAATGACGCATCAAGTGCAGGAGATGGAACATCGGTTGTCAACCGAACAAAATGCACAGTCGGTAGCAGTTCTTCACACCAGGCTGCAACATGCCCAGGAGCGAATCGAGCGGCTAAAGGCAGGACTGGAGAACAGCGGCGAAGCACGGTATCAAAAAATGAATAAGTCTGAACGCGCACTGCATGATGCTGCATTTACGACAAATTCAGGCGACCCACACTATAGGAGCCTCGAAGAAATCTCCTTTGAAGATCAGAGCAAGCAGCAGCAGATGATGGTTCCTAAAGGTGACGTCCTCTATCAATTCCGCAAGGATGTGAATGAAGGTACATTGCCTACTGTCTCGTGGCTCAGTGGTCCTGAGAAGTTCTCCGACCATCCCACATCGCCCTGGTATGGCGCGTGGTATGTCTCTGAGATCGTCGACATTCTAACCAAGAATCCCGAGGTATGGAAGAAGACAATCTTCATCCTCACCTATGACGAAAATGATGGATACTTCGATCATGCGCCATCATTCGTTGCCGCTGACCCCAAGCGTCCTGAAACCGGACGAGCATCTGAAGGGATCGACACCGGGCTCGAATATACCTATGCAAAGGACGAGTTAGATCAAGGCGTTTCAGAGCAGGATGCTCGTTCCGGCCCCATCGGCATGGGCTTTCGTGTACCCATGATCATTGCATCTCCCTGGACGCGCGGCGGATGGGTTAACTCGCAGCTCTTCGATCACACATCGACATTAATGTTTCTCGAAAACTTTATCGAGAATAAGTACGGCAACACTGTAAAAGAAGAGAACATCAGTGCATGGCGCCGTTCGATCTCCGGCAATCTAATCTCATCTTTCCGCCCTCATAATGAGCAGGCAGGAAGTATCAAATTCCTCAACCGGGACCAGTTCGTCATCGGCATTCAAAAAGCTCGCTATAAGGAGATTCCCTCCAACTACAAAAAACTCAGTGCTGCAGAAATTGAAACGATCAATAAAAATGGTAGTTCGGATCTCACTTCCCGACAGGAAAAAGGAGTTAGACCCGCCTGCGCTCTTCCCTATGAACTGTACGCAGATGGTCTCGCTTCTCCTGATGGCACGAAGTTTCAGCTACGCATGACAGCAGGAAACCTGGTACATGGAAGCCGCTCGGCAGGCGCGCCATTCAACGTATATCTACGTCATAGCGCTACAGAGATGGCTGTTGCAACCTATGCGGTAAAGCCGGGTGACACCATCACTGAAGAGTTTGCTCTCTCTGCTTTCCCCCAGGGCCGCTATCTTATCGACGTGCACGGGCCAAACGGTTTTCATCGTTCCTTCGCTGGCGAGCCTGCGACGCAACAACTACAAATCAAAACCGCCTACGAAAAGAAGAATGGCAGACTCACAGGAAACATAGAAGTGCTTCTACAGAATCAAAGCGACAAACCACTCGGTATAACGCTGGCGGACCTAAGCTATAAAGCGGATGCTGTTCGCAAAACAATTACCGCAAGGCACCAAGAGTCAATTATTCTTCCCCTGAAACGAAGCCACAACTGGTACGACTTTACAGTAAAAGTCGAAGGTCTTCCCGGCGAGGTTCGCTATGCAGGCCGCGTGGAAACAGGCCTCTCCAGTTTCACCGATCCACTCATGGGTGATGTTGTATAA
- a CDS encoding carboxymuconolactone decarboxylase family protein, which produces MTVSPHWICLIRMQPAKLLVSAYEEPDMATVKLWTDEQAARDPRVNAVFEDIRSTRKSDFINNFWRALANQPALLERTWSSVKQVMIEPGVLDPLTRELIYIAISTANSCSYCIHSHTASARAKGLSSEQHAELLSIIGMAAETNALATALQIPVDPEFLIE; this is translated from the coding sequence ATGACCGTGTCTCCTCATTGGATTTGCCTTATTAGGATGCAACCTGCCAAGCTGCTTGTATCTGCATATGAGGAGCCCGATATGGCGACAGTAAAGCTTTGGACAGACGAGCAGGCCGCAAGAGATCCTCGTGTGAACGCGGTCTTTGAGGACATTCGTTCGACACGTAAATCCGATTTCATAAATAATTTCTGGAGAGCTCTAGCCAATCAACCAGCGTTACTGGAGAGGACTTGGTCAAGCGTCAAGCAAGTCATGATTGAACCAGGAGTGCTTGATCCGCTCACGAGGGAGCTAATCTACATTGCGATATCTACTGCAAACAGTTGCAGCTATTGCATACACTCTCATACCGCTTCGGCCCGGGCAAAAGGTCTCAGCAGCGAACAACATGCAGAGCTGCTCTCTATAATCGGAATGGCCGCCGAGACAAATGCACTGGCGACGGCCCTCCAGATTCCTGTCGATCCTGAATTCTTAATCGAATAA
- a CDS encoding GH92 family glycosyl hydrolase: protein MPLVAFSTTPYRLVDPSVGTANDGQTIPVVGFPFGMTGWTPETRPIEAHCISPYYYKDSRITGFRGSHWISGSCTQDYGSVTLMPTVGDVRVTPELRSSSYRHESEVESPAYYSAILDDYKTRVEMTGTTRSGMLRISFPKGAKANLLVEPNVKPGEGYIQIRRDSNEIVGYNPVHRLYQGNGKSAGFSGYFVARLQRPFAEYGVWCDSEVSKMQSEQKVGCKRFGAYITFPDWKGGALLVKVGTSFTSLEEARKNLDAENQGWDFERVQRSAEKEWRTLLDRIQVKGGSTDQQRIFYTALYHASLAPHIVSDADGTYAGFGQEGKLHNAGSGVYYDDYSLWDTFRALHPLLTILDPRREEQMVQSLIDKGEQGGYLPIFPAWNNYTQEMIGDHAVSLIVDAYAKGLRGFDIDNAYRLILQSAQITPPLEAYKDGRGRRGLQSYLRYGFIPLEDKVSDAYHHQEQVSRTLEYAYDDSLAADFAESMGHDAEAKQLRVRGENWRNVFDSTIGFVRGRHEDGRWSEPFQPDHQYNYITEGVPWQYTFFVPQNIPGLIKAVGGSEAFNAKLDGLFGAKLYNQGNEPSHHIAYLYDYSGAPWKTQNHVREILENQYHLGPSGLPGNDDAGQMSAWYVLSAMGFYPVCPGKPVYALSSPIFDRVVIHQSDGKAFTIRAKHASTSNRYIQTTRLNGRLYSKFEISHADILGGATLTFKLGPKPQAGTQ, encoded by the coding sequence ATGCCTCTCGTTGCCTTCTCAACTACGCCATATCGGCTCGTCGACCCAAGCGTGGGAACGGCAAATGATGGACAGACGATTCCTGTAGTGGGTTTTCCTTTTGGCATGACGGGTTGGACTCCGGAGACGCGACCGATAGAAGCTCACTGCATCTCCCCTTATTACTACAAGGACAGTCGGATTACAGGATTTCGCGGCAGCCATTGGATCAGCGGTAGTTGCACGCAGGACTATGGCAGTGTCACGCTTATGCCGACTGTTGGCGACGTCCGCGTCACGCCTGAACTTAGGTCTTCTTCGTATCGGCATGAAAGCGAAGTGGAGTCACCTGCCTATTACTCTGCGATTCTCGATGACTATAAGACGCGAGTTGAGATGACTGGCACAACTCGATCCGGCATGTTGCGTATCAGCTTTCCAAAAGGAGCGAAAGCAAATCTCCTGGTTGAACCGAATGTGAAACCGGGGGAGGGCTACATACAAATTCGGAGAGATTCGAACGAAATCGTTGGATACAATCCGGTGCATCGTCTCTATCAGGGAAATGGTAAATCGGCCGGATTCAGCGGCTATTTCGTCGCACGACTGCAACGACCTTTTGCGGAGTACGGAGTCTGGTGTGACTCTGAAGTTAGCAAGATGCAATCGGAGCAAAAGGTTGGCTGCAAACGCTTTGGAGCATATATAACTTTTCCTGACTGGAAGGGCGGCGCTCTGTTGGTGAAGGTGGGAACATCCTTCACAAGCCTTGAAGAGGCTCGGAAGAATCTTGATGCAGAGAATCAAGGATGGGACTTCGAGAGGGTTCAACGATCGGCAGAAAAAGAGTGGAGGACACTACTCGATCGCATTCAGGTCAAAGGTGGCTCGACCGATCAGCAACGAATATTTTATACAGCGCTTTATCATGCCTCGCTTGCACCTCATATCGTCAGTGATGCGGATGGAACGTATGCAGGATTCGGACAAGAGGGCAAGTTACACAACGCAGGCTCTGGCGTGTACTACGACGATTATTCACTTTGGGATACGTTCCGCGCCCTGCATCCGCTGCTGACGATCCTTGATCCACGCAGAGAAGAGCAGATGGTGCAATCGCTCATCGACAAAGGAGAGCAGGGAGGATACTTGCCGATCTTTCCTGCATGGAATAACTACACTCAGGAAATGATAGGCGATCACGCTGTTTCTCTTATTGTTGACGCTTATGCCAAAGGGTTACGAGGCTTTGATATCGACAATGCATATCGACTCATACTGCAGAGCGCGCAGATCACACCGCCGTTGGAGGCATATAAAGATGGCAGGGGCAGGCGAGGACTTCAATCCTATCTTCGTTATGGTTTTATTCCTCTTGAAGACAAGGTTTCCGATGCCTATCACCATCAAGAGCAGGTTTCGCGGACGCTTGAATACGCCTATGACGATTCTCTGGCGGCGGATTTCGCTGAATCAATGGGCCATGATGCAGAGGCAAAACAGCTTCGTGTACGCGGTGAAAACTGGAGGAATGTTTTTGACTCGACGATTGGGTTTGTTCGCGGACGACACGAAGATGGCAGATGGTCGGAGCCTTTTCAGCCCGATCATCAATATAACTACATAACTGAAGGAGTGCCGTGGCAGTACACCTTTTTTGTTCCGCAAAACATTCCCGGTTTAATCAAGGCTGTCGGTGGGAGCGAAGCATTCAACGCGAAGTTAGATGGCCTCTTCGGCGCGAAGCTTTATAACCAGGGTAACGAGCCGAGCCATCACATTGCATATCTCTATGACTACTCTGGCGCTCCATGGAAGACTCAGAACCATGTGCGAGAGATATTGGAAAACCAGTATCACCTTGGACCGAGTGGTCTCCCTGGCAATGATGATGCGGGGCAGATGTCTGCATGGTACGTGTTAAGCGCAATGGGTTTTTATCCGGTATGTCCGGGTAAACCTGTGTATGCCCTCAGTAGCCCGATCTTCGATCGTGTCGTGATCCATCAGTCGGATGGGAAGGCATTCACTATTCGGGCTAAGCATGCATCGACCTCAAACCGGTACATACAAACCACTCGATTGAATGGTCGTCTGTACTCGAAGTTTGAAATATCACATGCCGATATCCTGGGCGGCGCAACGCTGACATTCAAGCTTGGTCCTAAGCCACAGGCAGGCACACAATAA
- a CDS encoding carboxypeptidase-like regulatory domain-containing protein, with the protein MLLVLGLLLVWSSANAQEFRATLTGRVSDSADRVLVKATVTAVNNETQQMYTATTSKEGVYYVPYVLPGTYTVSATVNGFKTGVQDSVLVQATEYRSVNFKLQVGSISENVVVTDALPLLDMASGSGGTVISQRELESAPLNGRQVYMLLGTTPGSQFTTTSFGASGNSGTRGWDVTNAYIVGGGAQGYQQFTLNGTNITEQSTGGKGSWELAPNVDALQEVNVMTSTYDARYGRTGGGTVNMVVKSGTNALHGTLYNYLENGDFNANNFENNRAGMPREGMHQNQFGATVGGPIIHNKVFFFGSYEGFRESIAFTTLTSVPTAELHPSNGGDVNFTSTGYTVYDPATTRCSVAGGMIGNCSGTYIRDPFPNDTIPGNRINSIGAAVLNLYPLPNINTTSIQNNFIANTPDQYAYDQEMGRVDYNTSDRTRWYSLFAYQSGSEYRNSSGFPSPAMNGNINVRHQTMTASQDMTHTFSPTLMLDLKASFARYALFSPDGDLSHPVDPATIGLNMPSLPTTNLKQLPEFTTSQFYPQVVGNVLTSGVYNDISFNGDLTKELNTQAFHFGGEYHMLQHGTPGQAGHANGDFSFGTFATQQNPLTRNGLDGFPIADMLLGTPQSGGVDWNANDFVYFPTWAIYVQDDWKATKKLSLNLGLRYDVNVGARSRQNGLNRGMCLTCVNPTTTNPTYQANLAAASGALSAAGINPSSLSTVYGGIQFAGANGQPSDAYNTDFGNIAPRIGFAYQINSKTVVRGGYGLMYSIGLENGTFSGSSETTSYNASLNGNIMPTNYFATGTPFPNGAQQPLGAAGGLLTAIGNSQSLDFPQRKIPYADITSFGVQRELPDSMTLDVRYSGNFAYHQRVGTTLNSLSATALQAGIANPNIFDRQVPNPYYGVLPITSSIGSSPTIKALTLMLPYSAFGQVSWDAAPLGRNLYNALEVKLNKRLGGPDALSFQLAYTYSKTMTAGGFQNSYPYQDANLKYEISSFDRTHIFTLSDQWSLPVGRGQRFLSNPGRVVGAVINRWQFSSILSMQTGFPVSLNTNYYYNCDHSFTPQGGASLSHYIYNDYSNGTKLGCFTAIPEYALKNLPDRLSSLRQPTTPNLDATLQKSIAFTDKYHLTIRADAFNLTNSVLFPGPDSNPADGPPVEQANGGYTGFGTVTLNQQNFPRILQFALKLAF; encoded by the coding sequence GTGCTTCTGGTTCTTGGCCTCCTGCTTGTCTGGTCGTCGGCCAACGCACAGGAGTTCCGTGCGACTCTGACTGGAAGAGTGAGCGATTCGGCTGACAGAGTTTTAGTCAAGGCGACGGTCACGGCGGTCAACAATGAAACTCAACAGATGTATACGGCCACGACCTCGAAAGAGGGAGTCTATTACGTTCCCTATGTTCTTCCCGGGACGTATACGGTGAGCGCCACTGTAAATGGTTTTAAAACCGGTGTGCAGGATAGCGTTCTGGTTCAGGCTACAGAATATCGGAGTGTGAATTTTAAACTTCAGGTCGGTAGCATTTCCGAAAATGTAGTTGTGACAGACGCGCTTCCGCTGCTCGATATGGCGAGCGGTTCAGGGGGAACGGTCATTTCTCAACGTGAGTTGGAGAGTGCTCCGCTGAATGGCCGACAGGTTTATATGCTGCTTGGCACGACTCCTGGATCTCAGTTCACGACGACATCCTTCGGAGCATCGGGCAATTCCGGTACGCGTGGTTGGGATGTCACGAATGCATACATCGTTGGCGGCGGAGCCCAGGGCTACCAGCAGTTCACACTGAACGGCACCAACATTACAGAGCAGAGCACCGGCGGCAAGGGAAGTTGGGAGCTGGCCCCGAACGTGGATGCTCTTCAGGAAGTGAATGTGATGACATCCACTTACGATGCGCGTTATGGGCGCACCGGGGGCGGAACGGTGAACATGGTAGTGAAGTCCGGCACAAACGCGTTGCACGGAACGCTGTATAACTATCTTGAAAATGGCGACTTCAACGCCAATAACTTCGAGAACAATCGCGCCGGCATGCCACGCGAAGGCATGCATCAAAATCAATTTGGCGCAACGGTCGGTGGACCGATCATTCATAACAAGGTCTTCTTCTTTGGAAGCTATGAAGGATTCCGCGAGTCGATCGCATTCACGACACTCACCAGCGTACCGACGGCAGAGCTTCACCCGTCGAACGGGGGCGATGTTAATTTCACATCTACCGGTTACACCGTGTATGACCCCGCCACGACTCGTTGCTCGGTTGCAGGCGGCATGATTGGGAATTGCAGCGGAACTTATATTCGCGATCCTTTTCCGAATGACACAATCCCGGGTAATCGAATTAACTCTATTGGCGCGGCTGTTTTGAATTTGTATCCCCTTCCGAACATCAACACAACTTCAATTCAGAACAATTTCATTGCTAACACTCCGGATCAGTATGCCTATGACCAGGAGATGGGACGCGTTGACTACAACACCTCGGATAGAACGCGCTGGTATAGCTTGTTTGCTTATCAGAGCGGGAGTGAGTATCGCAACAGCAGTGGTTTTCCGTCGCCTGCAATGAATGGCAATATCAATGTCAGGCATCAGACGATGACCGCATCGCAGGATATGACGCACACCTTCTCACCGACGTTGATGCTTGATTTGAAAGCATCCTTTGCGAGATATGCGCTCTTTTCTCCTGATGGAGATTTGTCTCATCCTGTCGATCCAGCGACGATTGGGCTGAACATGCCAAGTCTTCCTACGACGAACCTCAAGCAACTGCCTGAGTTCACAACTTCTCAGTTCTATCCTCAAGTTGTGGGTAACGTTTTGACATCGGGTGTTTACAACGATATTTCCTTCAATGGCGATCTAACTAAGGAATTGAATACGCAGGCATTTCACTTCGGTGGCGAATATCACATGCTGCAGCATGGCACGCCTGGGCAGGCTGGGCATGCTAACGGAGACTTCTCCTTTGGAACATTTGCCACGCAACAGAACCCGCTGACTCGCAATGGTCTTGATGGTTTTCCGATTGCGGATATGCTCCTCGGTACTCCACAAAGCGGCGGAGTAGATTGGAATGCCAACGATTTCGTCTACTTTCCAACATGGGCTATCTACGTACAGGACGATTGGAAAGCAACCAAGAAACTGTCGCTTAACCTGGGCCTTCGTTATGACGTAAACGTCGGTGCTCGTTCTCGTCAGAATGGTTTGAATCGCGGAATGTGTCTCACCTGCGTTAATCCGACCACGACTAACCCGACATATCAGGCGAATCTTGCAGCAGCATCGGGTGCTCTTTCTGCAGCCGGAATCAATCCGTCGAGCTTGTCCACGGTTTACGGTGGTATTCAGTTTGCGGGAGCGAATGGGCAGCCTAGTGATGCCTATAACACGGACTTTGGGAATATAGCTCCGCGTATAGGCTTCGCTTATCAGATCAACTCCAAGACGGTGGTTCGAGGTGGTTATGGCTTGATGTATTCGATTGGCCTTGAAAACGGAACCTTCTCAGGATCGTCAGAAACGACGAGTTATAACGCATCGCTCAACGGGAACATTATGCCGACCAATTATTTTGCAACAGGTACACCGTTTCCGAATGGCGCCCAGCAACCGCTTGGCGCAGCAGGCGGCCTGTTGACTGCAATCGGTAACTCGCAGTCGTTGGATTTTCCTCAACGTAAAATTCCTTACGCAGATATCACATCATTCGGCGTGCAACGAGAGTTGCCGGATAGCATGACACTCGATGTGCGGTACTCGGGTAACTTCGCTTATCATCAGCGTGTCGGGACGACTCTCAACTCACTATCAGCTACTGCGCTTCAGGCAGGCATAGCTAATCCAAATATCTTCGATCGTCAGGTACCTAACCCCTATTACGGTGTGCTTCCTATCACATCGTCGATTGGTTCCTCACCGACCATTAAAGCTCTTACGCTCATGTTGCCTTACTCTGCGTTCGGGCAGGTATCATGGGATGCTGCTCCACTTGGCCGCAATCTTTACAACGCGCTTGAGGTAAAGCTGAACAAACGTCTTGGCGGCCCGGATGCTCTTAGCTTCCAGCTTGCCTATACTTATTCAAAGACCATGACTGCAGGCGGCTTTCAGAACTCATATCCGTACCAGGATGCTAACCTCAAGTACGAGATATCATCCTTTGATCGAACGCATATCTTCACGCTATCGGATCAATGGAGTCTTCCAGTCGGAAGAGGGCAGCGCTTCCTCAGTAATCCTGGAAGAGTAGTTGGCGCCGTCATCAACAGGTGGCAGTTCAGTTCTATTCTCTCCATGCAGACAGGCTTCCCTGTGTCTTTGAATACGAACTACTACTACAATTGCGATCACAGTTTCACGCCGCAGGGTGGCGCTTCTTTGAGTCACTACATCTATAACGACTACAGCAACGGGACTAAGCTTGGATGCTTCACCGCAATCCCTGAATATGCGCTGAAGAACCTTCCAGATCGGCTTTCTTCGTTGCGTCAACCTACGACTCCGAATCTGGATGCGACGCTGCAAAAGAGCATCGCTTTCACGGATAAGTATCATCTGACTATTCGTGCGGATGCCTTCAACCTGACCAACAGTGTTCTGTTCCCAGGACCGGATTCCAATCCTGCCGATGGGCCTCCAGTCGAACAGGCAAATGGTGGTTATACGGGGTTCGGCACCGTAACATTGAATCAGCAAAACTTTCCAAGGATACTGCAGTTCGCACTCAAGCTGGCATTCTAA
- a CDS encoding response regulator has translation MASLQSIRILSVEDHPVFREGLSTIIGSQQDMVLVAQASNAVEAVTEFRRHRPDITLMDLRLPGTNGTDALIAIRGEFPQTRIIMLTTSDSDGEIQRAMQAGAAAYVFKSMPKGELLDVIRSVHSGRRYIPPEVAARLAEHMGEDNLTSRELEVLRLIRDGYRNKQIADQLAIAETTVNFHIKNLVDKLQANDRTHAVSIALRRGILQI, from the coding sequence ATGGCTTCACTCCAATCAATTCGAATCCTGAGCGTCGAGGACCACCCCGTCTTCCGCGAAGGACTGAGCACGATTATCGGATCGCAGCAGGATATGGTTCTTGTTGCGCAAGCATCCAATGCAGTAGAGGCCGTCACAGAATTCCGCCGTCATCGTCCCGACATCACACTCATGGACCTTCGGCTTCCCGGTACCAACGGCACAGACGCCCTGATAGCAATCCGCGGAGAGTTTCCGCAAACTCGTATCATCATGCTGACCACCTCGGACAGTGATGGAGAAATTCAACGTGCCATGCAAGCCGGTGCCGCAGCATATGTTTTCAAAAGTATGCCGAAGGGAGAACTCCTGGACGTGATCCGATCGGTTCATTCCGGTCGACGCTATATCCCACCTGAGGTAGCCGCTCGCCTCGCCGAGCATATGGGAGAAGACAATCTAACATCGCGAGAGTTGGAAGTCCTCCGGCTCATTCGAGATGGATATCGCAACAAACAGATTGCAGATCAGCTCGCAATTGCCGAGACCACAGTCAACTTTCATATCAAAAATCTCGTGGACAAACTTCAGGCGAATGATCGAACACACGCAGTGTCCATCGCACTCCGGCGTGGCATTCTTCAGATCTGA
- a CDS encoding SDR family NAD(P)-dependent oxidoreductase gives MKIDISGWAVLVTGGTGGLGSAISLAFLEEGAKVITTYRNENEFASLKNAAGINQSALEGYPVDVTDEAAANALINTILAKHGKLDALVNAVGGYSGGVKLWDASTKVFDQMLALNLRSVYALSRAVLPSMLKASHGSIVNISAKAALDHGAGAGAYAASKAAALALTDSLAGDTKGTGVRVNSILPSIIDTNANRLAMPGSNFADWPKPEDIAKVVLFLCSDASKVIHGAAVPVYGNS, from the coding sequence ATGAAAATCGATATTTCTGGCTGGGCAGTGCTCGTGACAGGCGGCACTGGCGGGCTGGGCAGCGCTATCAGTCTTGCGTTTCTCGAAGAGGGCGCAAAGGTGATAACGACCTATCGCAATGAGAACGAGTTCGCTTCTTTAAAAAACGCTGCGGGCATAAACCAATCCGCTCTTGAAGGATATCCCGTCGACGTAACGGACGAAGCCGCTGCCAACGCACTAATCAACACCATTCTCGCGAAGCATGGCAAACTGGACGCGCTTGTAAACGCGGTCGGTGGCTACTCTGGCGGAGTCAAGTTGTGGGACGCGAGTACGAAAGTATTCGATCAGATGCTGGCACTCAATCTGCGCTCGGTTTATGCCCTGTCGCGGGCAGTATTGCCTTCAATGCTCAAGGCCAGTCATGGATCGATCGTCAATATTTCAGCCAAAGCTGCATTGGACCACGGTGCAGGAGCAGGTGCCTACGCCGCATCCAAAGCGGCAGCATTGGCCCTCACGGACTCACTCGCAGGAGATACCAAAGGCACCGGAGTACGCGTCAACTCCATCCTCCCAAGCATCATCGACACGAATGCAAACAGGCTTGCAATGCCCGGGTCGAACTTCGCAGATTGGCCGAAGCCTGAAGACATCGCAAAAGTTGTCTTGTTCCTCTGCAGCGACGCCTCCAAAGTGATTCACGGCGCGGCTGTACCCGTGTACGGAAATAGCTAG